acatagttcctccagttttgcgtcccttcaagcggcaatagctcccaaaatactggttcccttcgactgaccactgccatgacagagatctcatgttcatctcgactaaggccgaaagctttaaatagccaattggatattgaaatccaagtcctctctctagctcggggtattttttttgtgatcgagctaaactctgacaaatctaccccttcaggaccatatctaactACTCCTGACCCATAGAACACTTAAAAAATACAAATCTTCTGACATGCCTGCCAATATTTACGACAATAATTACTCTTCCTTAGAATTTAATCAATGCTAAAAAATAGTTCTGCTATTTTTACatctatcttaattatttctctacaatttttattaccgacaacaatttctatttttttgtaatataatattaattaataatatttttatgagacaaatatgtctgtttgaactcattaatattttcaattatattcgtatgtaaactaatattttcaattacatGTTCTACGATTTTGTATCAAAATAACTTATTTTCAAATCACTAATATTTAGTAAAACTATTTCTACAAATAAAACTATATTCAaaatcactaatatttctaattcTAATCTACCAACTATTATTACTAAAATTCAATTTTAAAATGTACCTGCGATCCGAGTGGCGAGCGCCGCTTCGGTGCAGCGGCCGGGggagcgccggcgagccgcgccgccggcaaagcccggcgcgcgggggccgggcgtgcgcgaggccggcggggcgggcgggcggcggcgcgggccagcgcgcgggcagcggcgtgggaggagcggcgggcggcggcgctgggggagcGGGCGCGTGCGGTTTTAATACGCAGGAACTTACCGCcggttgaaacggcggtaggtgcttaccgccggatcatccggcggtaggttccacctaccgccgtttcaaccgGCGGTAAGGTCCGGCCCACCACGACCCACGGCGGTACGAtcctaccgccggttcatccggcggtaacaaCCTTCCGCCTGATGAACTGGCGGCTGGGTGtcatttttggaaaaaaaatcacgacatatattttttgataaatcgaaaaaaatataaaaataaaaaaactcctCTGAGTGAATTTTAAATGGGCCTTCGCACACAGATGGCGGCCCGCTGTAGCCCAAACATGGCTCAGTGAGGCCGCTCAAGGAGCCTCCTCTGCTGGAACAACCaaagggggaagaagaagagcggcagcggcggcatggcggcgcGACTCCTGCGCGATGTGGCATCCACTGCGGCCCGGTCGGCGCGCGGCCACCGCGTCCCCGACCCCTGCGGCGCGTTTGCCGGTCCTGGAAGCCGAGGCACCGTCCCCGCCACTCAGGTCTGTCCGCTCCTCATCCGACCCCCCTTGCTCAGCTTCCTGCGCTAACCCTAGCTCCGTGCGCGTGACGCCCCGTTGCCGCACCGCGGTGAGTGGCTAGCTGGGAGGCGAGGATCTCGTCGGCGTTCCCATAGTTCACTCGCGCGGCAAGGCGAGCGAGTTTGGGGGTAtcggttttcatttttttacttCATGGAGTCAAGCGAGAGAGCATTTCGAAATGTACCCTGCGTTCTACTTTACAGGTTCTCGTTGTCATTGCCATAGATTGATTTTCACTTCCTGCAGTTGCACTGtcaaatgtttcttttttttcgttCAAAACTGGTGATCCATTCTTTAAGACAATCCAGCTTTCCATCGATCTATGAACACAAGCAAACAGAGTAATGAGCAGACCTCTCTGCTATGAGGGATCATAAATTGAATGCACTGATTGACTGATTCTTATTTTCTCCATCTCACTTGTGTAAATCATCAAGACAAGTAGCATCCAAAGAACTGACCCTTCCGTCTCGTgtaaaagatgatgattttCATTTTCGTGGTCATCGGCACCAACTTCAGCCTGTGAAACTATCGGTCTCCATGCCTAAACGTAAAACCATAGGGTCTGTTTGGTTCATTGGCTTATTCTAGCCTGGTTAGGATTTGGAGCCAGGTCAGTCTAAGCCTGGCTTCACTAGTATATTTGCTCATGTTTGGTTGCTTGCATCTATGGAGCCTGGTTTGATATTGTTGTGTTTGGTTTCGCTGTACTCTTGGGTGGCGTTACCTCTTCTTTGTGAGCGGTGAGCTGTTGCAGTCCTTCACCCCCTCCTTTCTCTGCTTTTCCTCTCTTCTCTGGGCCGTAAGAGGTGAGCCATGCGGTGGCGAGCGCAGTCCGCCGAGCTGCACGGCGACCAGCTGCTGGGATAGAGCTAGCATGGCGGCGTTCGGGAGGCCCGTCTCCAACTTACTCGTCCGTTCATCCAATCATCCATGCCGCCGCCCAGAAGATCTCTAGCTTACCTTGCACAAGTCCCCCGCCTCCTCACCCATGTCTGCCATGTGTGCTCTTCGTATGAGTGAGCAATTGCAATTGGAAGTGCAAATCAACCCATGAAGGGATCAATTTATAAGGGGTCtatggaggaagaggaagagcacAGAAGCAGCGGCAAGGAGATTCTGAAACGAAATAATATCTGAGTTTTTGGACCTTGTTTTTTTCAGCACAGCAAGAAATGCCATAAAGCTGAAACAAGAAATGCCATAAATAGTGGCACATGGCCAGAATACTCCCATAGGCGTTGGTTGAGCTCTACATAAAAATCAGAACGGCCGCAGTGGAGCATGAAAGCTGCCACAGTACTATGCATGCTTGGATAGCAATTCACAGGACGTAGATTCCAAAACTTATGTCTAGTCACTCTCTTCCTCCAATTTTATTTTAAGCTTTTATGCTACACTACTCTTTACAACCTAAAAATATTATTAGTTGGAGGCATCGGGAGGAAAGAAGAGGCAGACAGCCATTGTTGGGTAGCCTATAGAGAGAATCGCAGTTTTGTCACCCCtaacatcatcaacaacaacaacaacaacatagccttttttcccaagtaatttggggtaggctagaaatgaaacccgaaagaaataagttcaaggttcaggcacattgatagctagtctccaagcgctcctatccaaagctcctattcaaggttcaggcacattgtcACCCCTAACATTAACTTGGCAAAAATGGACCTCCAAGCATACATGTGACACTTGGTTTTCTTGCCATTGTGTTTATTTCCTCTGTTTTCTAGTATTTCTTCATGTATTTGGCACCTGAATAGAGACCATATTGCCCTACTGTGTTTGCACGACATCTCAAACGTTTCATTTCCAAATTAAACTTATGTCTAGTCACTCTCTTCCTCCAACTTTATCTTTATCCTACACTACTCTTACAGCCTAAGAAAATTAGGAGTACGACCAACCTTCCAAGCCTCGTTTCAGTATTCCTTTTGTTCCACGTACTAGTAACCTGAGTAgaagaaaaggaattgatggacgAGCCGTTaatgaacatatatatatatatatatatatatatatatatatatatatatatatatatatatgtaggaACCAGAGGCACTTGGAACTGCAAATATGGTCATGCATGGCAAGAACCTGCTAAGATACATCCAACATTTGAGGGCTACGATCCACCTGCGGCCCAATTCGCCCAATTGTTTTTTGATTAATAAACTCTTGGATCGGAGCAAATTGAGATGATTTACGTGCTTTGTGTTGAGATATACGTGTGACTATTTGTTGCTGCCATATAATCCCCACGGGCCCTCGACGGACTTTGGGATCCACTGGGGACAGTTTTTGTCCTGATTTTTATTCAGGGCCAGGCCCGGGATCGATGTAATCTCTCGGTTGCAACTGCAGAGTGGGTGCATTTGCATTTTAGCCTCGGACTCGTATACACACCGTAGGAAAGTTGATCTTACCTGTTGAACCACTTTTCCTCTATATAACAGACAAATTTTCAAGGCTCGTTTACAAATTCTTGTGTTGCACTGCTAGTAGCAGAAGAAAAGGAATTAAAATACACTAGGGATCGGAGGAGCATGCATGAGCATGAACTGCAAACATGTTCAATGCGGGGCCTCAAACTAGATGACCCAGAAATCACGTTGGTCACGTACGAGACCACCGAGATCGAGACCAAGCAGGCTCTAAATTCCCCCGCTCCGCACAAGAGGAAAATTCCCTCCCCTCACTAGAAGAGCGAAACCAAACCCTAGCCACGCGCATGTCTCCTACCCTGCGCCGTCGTCCTCCACCAGACCCTGCGCTACCTGGCCAGGAAGGTCGGCATCCCCGCTCTCTGGTGGGCTTCGCCCCCCTGCGTGTCGCCGCCGACGGGCGCGTCTCGACCTCTCACCTCCGGCTCCTATCAGGTTGCGTGCGCGTGCACTCCCTCCCCGTCTTCCATCTGGATCGATTGATCGATCGGTCGATACTACTTGTCATCAAATCATCGACCTGCGCAGTTGGTCGATAACATACGGCATTTTTTCAATTCTCTTCAAACCTCCTTTTGATCTTTTCATTACCAATCTTTCTAAATATCTCCTTCTCATTATAGCATATCTTTAAGTTATTAAGCCATTCATCACCCATTTTACTACGCAAATATGTCTTTATAATGGACATGACTGAAAATATCCTCTCAACTGGAGCTGTTGCCACTGGTAGTATCAAGGTTAGAGACGATAAATCAATCGATAAGATGTGTTGATATTAGAGATTGACAAATTATGACTTGAAAGCATACGGACCAAAGCTTCTTTCAATGCAATAGATGTACAACTCTCAACATGttgaagtccaagaaatctCTCCATCACTTTCCCTTCATCATTCACAAATGTGCATGTCAAATTTCATTATGTGTTAGTATAATTGTAGAAATAGAGGTAAAAACTTAGGCAAGAAAATGCAAGTCATACTGGTTGACTGATTGACTGATTTCTATTTTCTCCATCTCACTTGTGTAAATCATCAAGACAAGTAGCATCCAAAGAACTGACCCTCCTGTCTCGTGTAAAAGATTATGATTTTCATTTTCGTGGTCATCGGCACCAACTTCAGCCTGTGAAACTATCCGTCTCCATGCCTAAACATAAAACCATAAAGTCTCCATGGTAGCATTTCCTTCAGCATTAGCAAAGTGACCTCAAACCTGTGATGGAATTTTACCAATGACCAATCGATCAGCTTCTCCATGGTAGAATATCTTCAAACATTTGACATGGGCAACTGCATCTGCATGTTGGAACTTCGCCAATAATACTGATACTCTCACATTTTTTTCTTAACTCTAGATGAGCGTGAGAACCATTGCAAGCAAGGAACTGAACCACCTTATGACCTTGGTTGAACTTAGGGTACAGAACAAACTTATGGGGTTGTTTGCATTGTTGCAATTTTTAAGGCTCAATGCTCACAGAAACATGATCCCTGAATATATGCTCTGTTTGTTTTGTTCCACATTCTCAATCACATCTTTTTTCCTCTCGACTAGAAGTCAATGAAAGTTTCATTTCTAAATTTTCTCACTGTGTAACAAAAAAGTAGTTTATCACTGATGTTTATGTTAGCTAATTGGCTTGATGGGTAGTTTACCTTGCTGTAGTGTGGGACCCAGGAGAATTTATTCTTGCCCAAAATCCTTTCTTGTGGCTTTCGAAAATAATTTTATCACTCACATTTTTTGATGATTTCTGTTACTGCTTAAACAAACCTATCTTGATCAAATCAGACAGCCTACATTTCCAACAAGGCAACAACTCAGAACCATATTCAGTTTTGTGTGTAGCTGCTTGAATGAATAACACAAGTGATCTCACAAGTGTGCCAATTAAAAATGCAGTCATCTTACATTTTCAAATATCACTAATGATAAAACTATGACTGCCACTGCACGCTTTTGGGAAATATATATGCCCCCCTACTGGTCACAGCCCAATGACATAGATAACTTTTCCTTGGTCCAATACTATCATATTAGACAAACAAATTAAGTTAAGAATTGTCCTTGCTCCATCTCCTTTTTCTGTTTCGTTTTGGTTCCATCACCCTACATGtaattcaacattttctttaatttttttatgcatCTATATGAAGGCAATGTTTTCACTTAGCTAATTACAAATTTCCACACATGGCCTTCGTCATTATGCAGCACCATCCAGTGAAGCAGTGGGGAACTTAGAGATGAGCTTGGAATTGGATGCACCCAAACCAAAGCGTAATCGATCACGTATTGCAAAGAAAAGTGGAACAGCCATGATGCTTCCACTACATTTCCATTACAAAGATGTACTACGTCAGGATCTGTTGCTGAAACAGAACCATGCCAATATCATGCAAGTTCCTGGATTGTATGGAATCAGATTAGCACCAAAAGCAGGTTCTGATTTGAGGGTTCCAATTGGAAAATTGGCAATGGAGATTTTGAGTGGCCAGAGATTCAAAGAGGTACAAAGTGACCCTTTTTCTAAAGCAAGAAAGTCTGCTCGAACCAATCCATTCATTGGGGCTGGCAAAGACAGTGGCAATGCCTTTGCACGACAGAGTGTTCTCCGAGGGCATGCAACGTACAATTTCTTGGTCAGAATGTTGACAGTGATGTCCATGTTACATTCTCGGGCCGAAATTCGGGAAAACACCATAAAGTTCTTCATGGAGACGGAGTTCTGTGAGTTCTCCCCGGAACTGGAAGATCACTTTGAGATCTTCGAGCATATCCGAGGATTCAACGTGACTATCGTCACTTCGGCCGACACAAAAGATGAGACCTCGCTACTGTGGAGTGGCTTCATGCTAAATGATGAGGGGGAAACCAAGTAAGGTAATAGTTCCTATCTTTATTTCCGCTTAATGTCCCTGACATTGTACTTGCTGCCCTCCTTGAACTGAACCTTCAGTTGACTGTTTGGCAGGGGCTGAAGGTggtcacttctctcaaaatggGTGGTGGTTATTGCTCAGTACAATGCAGCATCCATCAGTTTTGTAGACTGAATGAATGAAGCTTGCATGATTGTTATGTGTAGCGATGTATGGAGCTCATGTTTAATTGCTACATTTGATACTATATGGACTTAATAATGTAGGCTTCAATAGGTAACTTTTTGCTTATTTCTGTGGGTCATGCTGTAGTAGTAGTAGCATGGAATGTTCGTTGCTGTTTGTCAAAACCATTGCAAGAGAGGGCAACGCAACGAAGCTCATCTTCAGTACATGAAATCTTCGCAACGAATTCCATTTTGCCTGTCTCTTTCTCCTCCTATACTGACATGGAAAGTTTGCGTGTTTCCCCAAATCATTGTAAGAGGGCATATTTCCTTGTGTTCcagatcatttttttttcacttgCTAGCAATACAACAATGGTGTTCTTATGAGTTCTGACCAAGGATGACAATGGGGGCACAGTTGATTCAGCAGGGTCAAACCATATTTAGTACAGTGGTGATGAGCTGATTTAACTTTTGAAATGGAGTGATTATGCCCCAGTCTGATGccccaaaaaaatgaaaaataaaataagctTCTCTATCCAGTTGccgcttcaaaaaaaaaaaaaaaaaaaaaagaaagctaTCCAGTTCAGCTCCGAGCCAACGATTCAATTTCCCTTTTTTTCAACAGTACGGTGTACAATTTGTCTGTTGGTGGAAACTGCAGAAGGCTGCCACTCGTGCATTACGATGAAACTTTCAAACATAGGAGCAGAACAAGAAAGGATATATACTTATCTAGCAAAGATAAGACGGTTGTTACCTGACGCAGTGGGTAACTCTGACGCAAGGGATGACTTGCTTCCTGTTCTTCTGTTcccttgttttttcttcttctgctgctgccaCCTGATTATGAAGAAACTTGCAATTTGTTCCCTGATTGCTACCTGATTCTGAATTAACTTCGTGCAAAAGCAGAGACATCCAATCCAATCAACATACTCTTCAGTCCCTacctttgcattttttttctctgaagAACTTTGTTACCTACCTTTGCAGTTACAGATAAGTTTCAGTTTGTATTAGGCCAAGGCATTGGCAACAAGGATCATGGACTAACCCATGGTATTGTTTCTCTCGTATCTCTCTTTCTGAATAGGGATGTCTACGTAGCAAGAACGCAGCCGAGAGCTTCTGCTCAGACCGCAGCTAAAGCAGACGTCTAGTGCTGATGGCTAGCAATGGCATTGCATCAGGATTCAGGAGACGAGCCTTGCCGGCGGGGACGATTAAATCAGGCCGCTGCGCCACACAATCACTACAGCGTAA
This portion of the Panicum virgatum strain AP13 chromosome 2N, P.virgatum_v5, whole genome shotgun sequence genome encodes:
- the LOC120663039 gene encoding 60S ribosomal protein L5, mitochondrial-like isoform X1 is translated as MMLPLHFHYKDVLRQDLLLKQNHANIMQVPGLYGIRLAPKAGSDLRVPIGKLAMEILSGQRFKEVQSDPFSKARKSARTNPFIGAGKDSGNAFARQSVLRGHATYNFLVRMLTVMSMLHSRAEIRENTIKFFMETEFCEFSPELEDHFEIFEHIRGFNVTIVTSADTKDETSLLWSGFMLNDEGETKG
- the LOC120663039 gene encoding 60S ribosomal protein L5, mitochondrial-like isoform X3, with product MMLPLHFHYKDVLRQDLLLKQNHANIMQVPGLYGIRLAPKAGSDLRVPIGKLAMEILSGQRFKEVQSDPFSKARKSARTNPFIGAGKDSGNAFARQSVLRGHATYNFLVRMLTVMSMLHSRAEIRENTIKFFMETEFCEFSPELEDHFEIFEHIRGFNVTIVTSADTKDETSLLWSGFMLNDEGETK
- the LOC120663039 gene encoding 60S ribosomal protein L5, mitochondrial-like isoform X4, translated to MMLPLHFHYKDVLRQDLLLKQNHANIMQVPGLYGIRLAPKAGSDLRVPIGKLAMEILSGQRFKEVQSDPFSKARKSARTNPFIGAGKDSGNAFARQSVLRGHATYNFLVRMLTVMSMLHSRAEIRENTIKFFMETEFCEFSPELEDHFEIFEHIRGFNVTIVTSADTKDETSLLWSGFMLNDEGETN
- the LOC120663039 gene encoding 60S ribosomal protein L5, mitochondrial-like isoform X2, with the translated sequence MSLELDAPKPKRNRSRIAKKSGTAMMLPLHFHYKDVLRQDLLLKQNHANIMQVPGLYGIRLAPKAGSDLRVPIGKLAMEILSGQRFKEVQSDPFSKARKSARTNPFIGAGKDSGNAFARQSVLRGHATYNFLVRMLTVMSMLHSRAEIRENTIKFFMETEFCEFSPELEDHFEIFEHIRGFNVTIVTSADTKDETSLLWSGFMLNDEGETK